TCAGGACAAGAAGGCAGCTCGCAGATTGCGCCGTTCTTGTCGAGCAGAGCTGGTATGATTCTCATGCAAAATGCAAATATTTGTGCATTTTTGTCGTAGAATATTACTAGCGGAGATCACCGTAAAAGTATTCTTTGTCTTTTGGGTCATAGTGTTTGAATTGTTTGATGCTTGAATTCAGGTGGAAATTGCTCGATTTCGCACTGCTCAAGCGGAATTCGGTGTCGTTCTTCGACATTGAGAAGCCCGAAACGGCCATCTCGAGATGGTCTCGGGCAAGAATGAGGGCTGCCAAGGTAGAGTTCATTGGCATCATCCCTTATCCACCACCCTAtgtctcactgacatgtgggcctataACCCTGGACCCACCTCGTCGGTGAGACGAGGTGGGGGATTTGCAAAATCAGTGGCATAGGAGGGATTAATCTCTGAACTTTTTAACAGAGCCACCATTGTTCTTTCAGTAAGCATGGAATTTATACTGCATTACTGACATAGGTGTAGTGTTGCTATCACCTTAGGTTGGCAAAGGTCTGTCCAAAGATGAGAAGGCCCAGAAACTTGCTCTACAGCATTGGCTTGAGGCGGTACATGCTTCAAACATTGATCTCAACAGTATTTTCATGATTGAAATGTGCAATGAAAACTGAGATTTCATCTCATGTCTGATTATCAGATCGATCCTCGACATCGGTATGGGCACAATCTGCACTACTACTACCACCGTTGGCTCCATTGTGAGATCAACCAGCCATTCTTCTACTGGTGCGAATGCGCGAATCTCCGAAGACCGTTTCACATCTCCGAACCCAGTTGACAGACAAGGCTTACTGACAAATATGTGATTCTGAAACACAGGTTGGATGTTGGTGAAGGGAAAGATGTCAACTTGGAAGAGCATTGCCCTAGATGGAAGCTGCATAAGCAATGCATCAAGTACCTTGGCCCTGTAAGTTCCATCACTATTCTTCTGATCTGAAAATCTGAACCAACCATTTAGAAACTGCTCAGTTGTAGAAATTGCATCTGATTAACAGCATATGTTTGTTCTTGTTCTGGGATTGTAGAAAGAGAGGGAATCCTATGAAGTGATCGTCGAGGATTCGAGGCTGATATACAAACTGAGCCGTCAGATCGTCAACACGACCAAAAGCCGAAAGGGCTCAAAATGGATCTTTGTGCTGAGCACATGCAAGACTCTGTATATTGGTCAGGTAGATGACTACTCTGCATCCATGGCACTTCTTCATTGGCAAATTGCTGCTACATCTTTTCATCTTGCAAACATTCTGGGAACTGATGAGATGCTGGTTTTTCAACACGATTACAGAAACAGAAGGGCACATTCCAGCACTCCAGCTTCCTTGCAGGGGGAGCTACATCAGCTGCAGGGAGACTGATTGTAGAGGATGGAATTTTGAAGGTATGTTGGGGATGTGTCGATTTCTACGAGCAACACTGGATTTGCTCTCTCTGACTCTTGAAATTTGTTTGTTTCAGGCAGTCTGGCCTCACAGTGGGCATTACCGGCCAACAGAGCAGAACTTTCAGGAGTTCATGAATTTCCTGAAGGAGAGAAATGTGGATCTGACTGATGTTATGGTGAGAACCGAAGTGTGAATAATATCACAATTCATCTGCAGGAAATTATAGATACTGAATAGAGTTTTCCTTTGAACTGATTGGTGTGCCGTGTTTCGGTTTTGCTACAGTTGAACCCTTCGGAAGGTGAAGATGATGCCGAATTCAGCCTCAAGAGCAGCCATTCTAGGCAGGACTTGACCGAACTCTGTGAACCTGACATGCAAGAACATGAGGAACAAGTCACACAACACCATGGCGCTGACGAAACCAAGACCAGCAGTGATGCACCCACCATGACATCCACCGAAACCATGGCGAGCACACCGGCAATCAGGAAATCCACCTCAGCCAACAAGCTGCAAGGGAAGCGGCCTCCGAGGCTGCTGATCAGTTCCAACAACACAGAACTACCCGCAACACATTGCAACGGAAGGCCATCACCGGTTCACAAGGACATCGACGAGGATTCCACCATGTTCGGAGAGTGCCTCGCCTTCTGCAAGAAGAACCTGTTTGCAGAGGAAGGCAATGAAGAAGATGAGCTGGTGGAAGTACCAGAGGAGATGATCATGAACCGTATCAACTGCAAGAAGGCCACGAAGTCATACCAGCTGGGGAAGCAACTGTCCTTCCAATGGAGCACTGGAGCAGGTCCTCGGATCGGGTGCGTTCGCGACTACCCATCGGAGCTCCAGTTCCGAGCATTGGAGGAGGTCAGCCTGTCACCCCGGGGAACTAGGTCGACGAGGTTTTCGTCGCCGAGGCGAAAGCCCTTGACACCAAATAGCATTCCAGTTGCAAGATTTGGTTGTAGCCCTACAGCCCAAGGTGACAACATGGGGCTGAAGCCAAGGCAGAGGTGTGCTACTTGGACTGCTTTCTAATGTTGATATGGCATGCAAATTGCAAAGGCAATGCTGCTTTTCTTCTCCTTAACTGGAGGACGATGCAAAGTGTATAGTGAGTGAGGGAAACATGAGAATGTCATTCTTTGGTTTTGTAGATGTGTAGAGCAAACACACCATGGCTTCCAAGGAACAAGCAATAAGATGTACCTTCCGAAGAAGTAATAACAAGTAATAAGATGTATTTTTAGATATGACACATTTGACACTCGCAAGGTGCAAGCAAAAATAGAGATTACAGGTTTTCAGGGAGGAAAAGAAACAGATGCCAGAATTTGTACCACAAAAGATGATCAAGCTAAGGAATTTGATGTCTCCAATCAATAATCTGTA
Above is a window of Oryza sativa Japonica Group chromosome 10, ASM3414082v1 DNA encoding:
- the LOC4348605 gene encoding IQ domain-containing protein IQM2, with the translated sequence MGLSISYPPDDYLPAMEDNMGRLFIRSLSFDDDMEAAADDSPSTSPMPSPSATLLPAFGSGGKLIIEGSLSFKRREADPVQMETMISIRSPKSDKESCSSKPNATAGASRFALAGDQTPEDSPVIAGVASPKHQAAAVRLQKVYKSFRTRRQLADCAVLVEQSWWKLLDFALLKRNSVSFFDIEKPETAISRWSRARMRAAKVGKGLSKDEKAQKLALQHWLEAIDPRHRYGHNLHYYYHRWLHCEINQPFFYWLDVGEGKDVNLEEHCPRWKLHKQCIKYLGPKERESYEVIVEDSRLIYKLSRQIVNTTKSRKGSKWIFVLSTCKTLYIGQKQKGTFQHSSFLAGGATSAAGRLIVEDGILKAVWPHSGHYRPTEQNFQEFMNFLKERNVDLTDVMLNPSEGEDDAEFSLKSSHSRQDLTELCEPDMQEHEEQVTQHHGADETKTSSDAPTMTSTETMASTPAIRKSTSANKLQGKRPPRLLISSNNTELPATHCNGRPSPVHKDIDEDSTMFGECLAFCKKNLFAEEGNEEDELVEVPEEMIMNRINCKKATKSYQLGKQLSFQWSTGAGPRIGCVRDYPSELQFRALEEVSLSPRGTRSTRFSSPRRKPLTPNSIPVARFGCSPTAQGDNMGLKPRQRCATWTAF